GCCGTCTGGTGGCAACGTGGGCATCGGGTTCGCCATCCCTGCAGATACCGCTGCCCCGATCGTGGCTTCATTGATCGCCGGTGAGGAAATCGAGCGGGGCTATCTGGGTGTCAGCATTCAGCCGGTCAGCGAAGACATGGCCGAAGCGATGGGCATCCCTGAAAATCGCGGCGAGATCGTGCAATTGGTCGTCGAAGGCGAAGCTGCAGACAAGGGCGGCTTGCGCGAAGGTGACATTGTGCTGCGCGTAAATGGGCAAGAGGTAACTCCGGATCAGAACCTGTCTTACCTCATAGCCAACATTGCTCCGGGTACCCGGATTCCGCTGGAGATCGTCCGCAATGGCGAAGAGCTCACTCTGAATGTAACCGTGGGCAAGCGTCCATCGGAAGCCGAACTGGCTCAGCAGCAAGCCGAGTTCACAGATGAAGAAGGTGAAGAAAGCAACGCGTTGGATGAAGACGCGGAAGGTTTCATCGAGGACAATCTTGGCATCAGCGGCGTCTCAATGAATGAGCGTTATGCGCGAGAGCTTGGCGTAAGCGCCGATATCGAAGGTGTGGCAATCACAGGCGTTCGCAGCAACTCGGACGCTGCCCGCAAGGGCCTATCGCGTGGTCTGATCATCACAGCGGCGAACGGCCAGTCAATTGCCAGCCTCGAAGATCTTGAAAGCGCATTGCGTGAGGTAAAGCAGGCTGGACGCGGAGCTGTAGCGCTGCGTATCCAGACCACCCGCTTCCAACGTGGTCCGTCACGTTCCACCACGGTGGCGGTGCGCCTGATGGAACAATAAGACTCCATCAATTCAAGCACAGAGGGCGTTGGTCAGCTTCGGCTCCAACGCCCTTTTTTCATGCTCTAATTATTGCTGCCTTCCAAAAAGTTCTCATCGACCCGCTGGCTGGGCCGAATGGTGCGCGGCATAGGCGGGGGCGGAGGCGGAATATCTTCGCCCGTTGCCCGCTCAAGGAAGTCATCGCTTGCAGCCTGACCTGGCTCATCTTGCGGCATAAATTGCGGTAGGCGCCCACCATCTCTCAGCGATTGTTCGCCTTCCACGGGCAATGGATAGCCATACTGGTCCACTTCTCGGCGCTGGGGGTCGACCAGATTGCCGGACTCGTCGATGAAATAATAATCATCTGGATCGCCGTAGAGATATTCATCATCGGGTTCGAGCATCCAGCCGGGCAATTGCACCTCGGTGTCAAACTCTTCGACCGGACGTCCCTTCACCGCCTCACGCATGAAAGCAGAAAACGCCCGCGCTGGCGCGCGCCCGCCCTGCAGCCCGCGAACAGCGCGCGCATCGTCACGTCCCATCCACACACCGGTCGTTACGCCAGACGAAAACCCCACAAACCAACCGTCCTTGTTGGAACTGGTTGTGCCAGTCTTGCCCGCCACCGGCCTGCCGATCTGGGCCGCCCGGCCGGTTCCAGTGCTCACGGCCGTCTGAAGCAGGTCCGTGATGCCTGCGGCGACATAGCTTGCAACAAGCTGGCGAGAGCGACCACGCTCATGCTTGTAAATCTCCTCACCGCTGGCCGTGGTGACCCGCAGGACACCGTAAGGTTCCACTGACATCCCCTTTTCGGAGATCGCCGCGAAAGCGCGCGTCATTTCGATCAGACGGACATCCGATGTGCCCAGAACCATCGAGGGGTAAGTTGAAATGGGGGATGATACGCCAAAACGCCGCGCCATAGATGCCACCGTACCGAAGCCCACATCCTGACCCAAATTGGCCGCAACGGTGTTGACCGAATAAGCAAAGGCGGTGCGTACGTCGATTTCGCCCGCGAACTTTCCATTCGAATTTCGCGGTCTCCAACCATCTATTTCTACGGGCACATCCTGAACGCGGTCATCAGGGGCATA
The Altererythrobacter ishigakiensis genome window above contains:
- a CDS encoding Do family serine endopeptidase, with product MRYVYGLTTALLLGGASLSLATGYPAGAQVAQNNDTAMQRITPRAGAPASFADLTEALQPAVVNISTRQTLTIEPNRRFRDGLTQEGGSLGSGFLISADGYIVTNNHVVSPSDQRITLEEITVTLHDGTEYQAELVGTDQQSDLAVLKINRSAPFPFVAFGDSNEARVGDWVIAIGSPFNLGGTVTSGIISNANRAYGRGAYDRYLQTDASINRGNSGGPLFDMQGNVIGVNNAIISPSGGNVGIGFAIPADTAAPIVASLIAGEEIERGYLGVSIQPVSEDMAEAMGIPENRGEIVQLVVEGEAADKGGLREGDIVLRVNGQEVTPDQNLSYLIANIAPGTRIPLEIVRNGEELTLNVTVGKRPSEAELAQQQAEFTDEEGEESNALDEDAEGFIEDNLGISGVSMNERYARELGVSADIEGVAITGVRSNSDAARKGLSRGLIITAANGQSIASLEDLESALREVKQAGRGAVALRIQTTRFQRGPSRSTTVAVRLMEQ